CATACTTATAGTCACCTTTGGAAATAGCTTCAATGGCTTCAGGAACATCTCCTCTCACAATAACCCTGTACCTCTCTGCACAAGAACGCAGTGCCTCTTGCGTGCTCTGGTCCATACCACTCTGAAGAAGTTGTCGGATATGACGGAGTGTGTTGGTGGCTGTGGAATCGAGTTCGTCCACCATGATCTGTGCGAGTTCTTCAATGTTTGCATTGTGGCTTCGTGGGTTTGATCGGAGAGTCGATACACAGAGATCGTAGTAAGGCGTTTGTCTGCAAGTTTGCTCAACTATGTTGCCGCTGTCGATAATAC
This genomic stretch from Tripterygium wilfordii isolate XIE 37 chromosome 22, ASM1340144v1, whole genome shotgun sequence harbors:
- the LOC119992130 gene encoding cell wall / vacuolar inhibitor of fructosidase 1-like; the protein is MKKTTLTVMSVLFTSLILFTFPAHSSSSIPSIIDSGNIVEQTCRQTPYYDLCVSTLRSNPRSHNANIEELAQIMVDELDSTATNTLRHIRQLLQSGMDQSTQEALRSCAERYRVIVRGDVPEAIEAISKGDYKYAEQGTFDAATEARSCERGFSRGRSPLSNQNRQVHDTSLVAAAIVKAMARGG